The proteins below come from a single Corynebacterium cystitidis genomic window:
- a CDS encoding Na+/H+ antiporter subunit A has translation MLTLLVALAIATIVAPLLIRAMGRIAFCLLALVPAAGFVWMVTLFTTGAFAQGVEIRAAYEWMPAAHLNLELRLDPLAGLFSLIILGVGALVLVYCWGYFDSNPRRLSMFGAQMVCFAAAMYGLVISDNFFLMYIFWEITSVLSFLLVGYYGERASSRRAAGQALMVTTLGGLAMLVGIILFGRQTGVWRLSEVALFDAVGQTPYATAAVILILAGALSKSAIAPMHFWLPGAMAAPTPVSAYLHSAAMVKAGIYLVARLAPDFNAIATWHLVVIPLGVLTMLLGGWMALRQKDLKLILAYGTVSQLGFIISIIGIGSEEALQAGLVLTFSHSLFKAALFMTVGAIDHTTGTRDIRELSGLGRKQPLIAALAIISAASMAGIPPLLGFIAKEAALTTALNEPLLVGMPGQLLLLGVVVGSILTMAYSLYFLWGAFSTKKLPSGVPNAVETMDPVGPSLWFSPAVLTTLTVFFGLFPRWLDHAITTHLNVRYPETEPAHLALWHGFTIPLLLTVVIITLGALLFWKRDLLQFFYDEKPALGSADDVYDNTLRGLSQLSLRLTASTQRGSLTINLGVIFSVLILVPLISLIVGERTDIRMVLWDTPWQAIASIIIIVMAFSATQMENRLSGIIAVGMTGYSLAFIFALHGAPDLALTQTLVETIVMVVFMLVLRKMPTQIEPRHHQDNRFRAWLSVAVGLSVSIMAVFAISARTHRPISDFMPDLAYEIGHGANTVNVLLVDLRAWDTFGEISVLVIAATGVASLIFRTRSFVRPSRRPTLSTTSRRWLAADVDSEKAQNRSLMVDVVTRVLFPSMVALSLYFFFAGHNAPGGGFAGGLVAALAITLRYLAGGRDELEETLPIDPAKILGTGLIVSSIAAVVPMFRGQPPLTSDFAQLTLPLIGEIAIPSALLFDAGVYLIVVGLILHILTSMGGHLDQEEEVRKQRARDRVRSMKRKAEFRRREQEMRKQQLQEHVSAHHNAPGSTPNTSLDTAGSTVATMESEEK, from the coding sequence GTGCTCACCCTGCTTGTTGCCTTGGCCATCGCGACGATTGTGGCACCCTTGCTCATCAGAGCGATGGGGCGGATTGCTTTCTGTTTGTTGGCTTTAGTGCCAGCTGCCGGCTTCGTCTGGATGGTCACCCTGTTCACCACCGGGGCTTTCGCTCAGGGTGTGGAAATTCGTGCCGCCTACGAATGGATGCCTGCGGCACACCTCAACCTCGAATTACGCCTCGACCCACTCGCTGGACTATTCAGTTTGATTATCTTGGGCGTCGGCGCCCTAGTCCTTGTATATTGCTGGGGATACTTCGACTCGAACCCGCGGCGCTTGTCTATGTTTGGCGCCCAGATGGTGTGTTTCGCCGCCGCAATGTACGGCCTGGTCATCTCCGATAATTTCTTCCTGATGTACATCTTCTGGGAGATCACGTCGGTACTATCGTTCCTGCTGGTGGGGTACTACGGCGAACGTGCGTCGTCGCGACGTGCTGCTGGCCAAGCCCTGATGGTTACCACGCTCGGTGGTCTCGCCATGCTCGTGGGCATTATCCTGTTCGGCCGTCAGACTGGTGTCTGGCGCCTCAGTGAGGTGGCCCTGTTTGACGCTGTGGGACAAACCCCCTATGCCACCGCCGCTGTCATCCTGATCCTGGCGGGTGCACTGTCCAAGTCGGCGATTGCCCCGATGCACTTCTGGCTGCCCGGCGCGATGGCCGCACCGACCCCGGTGTCTGCCTACCTGCACTCGGCCGCCATGGTGAAGGCGGGTATTTACCTGGTCGCACGCTTAGCGCCGGACTTTAACGCGATTGCCACCTGGCACCTCGTAGTGATTCCATTGGGCGTGCTCACCATGCTGCTGGGCGGGTGGATGGCTCTGCGCCAGAAAGACCTGAAGCTAATCCTGGCCTACGGCACGGTGTCCCAGCTCGGCTTTATCATTTCGATCATCGGCATTGGTTCCGAGGAGGCACTACAAGCGGGTCTCGTGCTTACCTTCAGCCACTCCCTCTTTAAGGCCGCTTTGTTTATGACCGTCGGCGCGATCGACCACACTACCGGTACGCGCGACATCCGCGAGCTGTCTGGGCTTGGGCGCAAGCAGCCGTTGATCGCAGCTTTGGCGATCATTTCTGCGGCTTCCATGGCCGGTATCCCTCCACTGCTGGGCTTCATCGCGAAGGAAGCGGCCCTGACCACAGCACTTAATGAGCCACTGCTGGTGGGCATGCCCGGCCAGCTCTTACTGCTCGGTGTGGTGGTCGGTTCCATCTTGACCATGGCCTATTCTTTGTACTTTCTGTGGGGTGCCTTTTCGACGAAGAAACTTCCCAGTGGAGTGCCCAATGCGGTGGAAACCATGGACCCGGTCGGCCCATCGTTGTGGTTCTCTCCTGCCGTGTTAACTACCCTGACGGTGTTCTTCGGATTGTTCCCGAGATGGTTGGATCACGCGATTACCACGCACCTCAATGTGCGTTACCCTGAAACAGAGCCGGCACACCTGGCACTCTGGCATGGGTTCACTATCCCGCTGCTGCTCACCGTGGTGATTATTACCTTGGGTGCGCTGTTGTTCTGGAAGCGCGATTTGCTGCAGTTCTTCTATGATGAAAAACCTGCCCTGGGCTCAGCAGATGACGTGTACGACAACACGTTGCGTGGCCTGTCTCAGCTCTCGCTGCGCTTGACCGCCTCGACTCAGCGTGGCTCCCTCACCATCAACTTGGGCGTGATCTTTAGTGTGCTTATCCTGGTGCCACTGATTTCACTGATCGTGGGTGAGCGCACCGATATTCGCATGGTGCTGTGGGACACTCCCTGGCAGGCGATCGCGTCGATCATCATTATTGTCATGGCGTTTTCTGCCACGCAGATGGAAAACCGCCTCTCAGGCATCATCGCCGTGGGCATGACTGGCTACTCACTGGCGTTTATCTTCGCGCTGCACGGTGCACCTGATCTTGCTCTGACCCAAACTCTGGTTGAAACAATTGTCATGGTGGTGTTCATGCTGGTGCTGCGCAAGATGCCCACCCAGATCGAACCGCGCCATCACCAGGACAATCGCTTCCGTGCGTGGCTGTCGGTGGCTGTGGGCTTATCGGTGTCGATCATGGCAGTCTTTGCCATCTCTGCGCGCACCCACCGCCCGATCTCAGATTTCATGCCGGACTTGGCCTACGAAATCGGCCACGGCGCCAATACGGTGAACGTTTTGCTGGTGGACCTGCGTGCCTGGGATACCTTCGGCGAGATTTCCGTGCTGGTAATCGCCGCAACAGGTGTGGCCAGCCTGATCTTCCGCACCCGCTCGTTCGTGCGCCCGTCGCGACGCCCCACTTTGTCCACCACTTCTCGACGCTGGCTTGCCGCCGACGTGGACTCAGAAAAGGCCCAGAACCGCTCGCTGATGGTGGATGTGGTCACCCGTGTCCTCTTCCCATCGATGGTGGCGCTCTCGCTGTACTTCTTCTTCGCGGGCCATAACGCCCCGGGTGGTGGCTTCGCGGGTGGGCTTGTGGCTGCGCTTGCGATTACGCTGCGTTACCTCGCGGGTGGCCGCGACGAGCTGGAGGAAACCCTGCCGATCGACCCAGCAAAAATTTTGGGCACGGGCTTGATTGTGTCGTCGATCGCCGCCGTGGTCCCGATGTTCCGTGGCCAGCCACCGCTGACCTCGGATTTCGCGCAACTGACGCTTCCGCTGATCGGCGAGATCGCCATCCCGTCGGCTTTGCTTTTCGACGCCGGCGTCTACCTCATCGTTGTCGGCCTCATCCTGCACATCCTCACCTCCATGGGCGGCCACCTGGACCAGGAGGAAGAGGTGCGCAAGCAGCGTGCACGCGACCGTGTTCGTTCCATGAAGCGCAAGGCGGAGTTCCGGCGCCGCGAACAAGAGATGCGCAAACAGCAGCTCCAGGAGCACGTCTCTGCACACCACAACGCGCCAGGCTCGACACCCAACACAAGCTTAGATACCGCTGGCAGCACGGTTGCCACGATGGAAAGCGAGGAGAAGTAA
- a CDS encoding dipeptidase: MQPNRELLFSNLSQIVSYNSVHSVPELADDHSAAAQWVVDKLTEAGLDTTAYATSDGTKTIIGTKDAVGDAPTVLLYSHYDVVPAGDRAAWTTDPFTLTERDGRWYGRGAADCKGNLVMHLEALRLAKEAGGFDAGVKVVVEGSEEVGGEGLEALIDDQPDLFAADAILIADSGNAAVGVPTLTTMLRGGAQVNITVDTLQAGVHSGQFGGAAPDAVAALMRILDSLRDEHGRTTIDGVEADQKWDGEPYDRAQFRADAGVLEGVQLMGTVEDEPADMVWSRPAITVIGFTSTPVAEAVNAVPATASAQLNLRVPPLMDVRDTVDKLLAHLENHAPWGAKVTLEASEVNEPFSTDPDKPAAALLGQCLMETYGVSELAVVGSGGSIPLTAKLQNQFPEVEIALFGVEEPQCTIHSPNESVDPTEIEHIAVAEARFLQRYGK; encoded by the coding sequence ATGCAACCTAATCGCGAACTCCTATTTTCCAATCTTTCCCAGATCGTCTCCTACAATTCCGTGCATTCAGTGCCCGAGCTTGCCGACGATCACTCCGCCGCCGCCCAGTGGGTCGTCGATAAGCTCACTGAAGCTGGGCTCGACACCACGGCCTACGCCACCAGCGACGGAACCAAAACCATCATCGGCACGAAAGACGCCGTCGGCGACGCACCAACCGTCCTGCTGTATTCGCATTACGACGTCGTGCCCGCCGGTGACCGCGCCGCCTGGACCACCGACCCATTCACACTGACCGAACGCGACGGCCGCTGGTACGGGCGCGGAGCCGCAGACTGTAAAGGCAACCTCGTCATGCACCTCGAAGCGCTGCGCCTAGCCAAGGAAGCCGGCGGCTTCGATGCCGGTGTCAAGGTAGTCGTCGAAGGCTCCGAGGAAGTAGGCGGCGAAGGGCTCGAAGCGCTTATCGACGACCAACCCGACCTTTTTGCCGCCGATGCCATCTTGATCGCCGACTCCGGCAATGCCGCCGTAGGTGTACCAACACTCACCACCATGTTGCGCGGCGGGGCGCAGGTCAACATCACCGTCGACACCTTGCAGGCAGGCGTGCACTCCGGCCAATTCGGCGGTGCCGCCCCCGATGCCGTCGCAGCGCTGATGCGCATCCTGGATTCCTTACGCGACGAACACGGCCGCACCACTATCGACGGAGTAGAAGCAGACCAAAAATGGGACGGCGAACCCTATGACCGCGCACAATTCCGCGCGGATGCGGGTGTGCTAGAAGGTGTGCAACTGATGGGCACCGTCGAGGACGAACCTGCCGACATGGTGTGGTCACGCCCCGCCATCACCGTCATCGGGTTTACCTCCACCCCGGTTGCCGAGGCCGTCAATGCGGTACCCGCCACGGCGTCGGCGCAGCTCAACCTACGTGTGCCACCGCTGATGGACGTGCGAGACACCGTCGACAAGCTCCTGGCACACCTGGAAAACCATGCGCCATGGGGTGCGAAGGTCACCCTCGAGGCCAGCGAGGTCAACGAACCTTTCTCGACCGATCCCGACAAGCCCGCAGCTGCACTACTGGGCCAATGTCTGATGGAAACCTATGGGGTAAGCGAGTTGGCCGTAGTCGGATCCGGCGGGTCCATTCCTTTGACCGCAAAGCTGCAGAACCAGTTCCCAGAGGTAGAAATCGCCCTGTTCGGCGTAGAGGAGCCACAGTGCACAATCCACTCCCCTAACGAATCCGTCGACCCCACCGAGATCGAGCACATCGCCGTGGCCGAAGCACGTTTCTTGCAGCGCTACGGGAAGTAG
- the groL gene encoding chaperonin GroEL (60 kDa chaperone family; promotes refolding of misfolded polypeptides especially under stressful conditions; forms two stacked rings of heptamers to form a barrel-shaped 14mer; ends can be capped by GroES; misfolded proteins enter the barrel where they are refolded when GroES binds): protein MAKMIAFDEEARRSLEDGLNTLAEAVKVTLGPKGRNVVLEKSWGAPTITNDGVSIAKEIDLEDPYEKIGAELVKEVAKKTDDVAGDGTTTATVLAQALVREGLRNVAAGSNPMGIKRGIEAAVEKVNADLLAAAKEVESQEQIAATAGISAADPEIGAKIAEAMYAVGNGEVNKDSVITVEESNTFGVDLEVTEGMRFDKGYISAYFATDMERGEAVLEDPYILLVSSKISNVKDLLPLLEQVMQSGKPLLIIAEDVEGEALSTLVVNKIRGTFKSVAVKAPGFGDRRKAMLQDMAVLTGGQVIAEEVGLSLETADLGLLGQARKVVVTKDETTIVDGAGNKEQIDGRVKQIRAEIEQSDSDYDREKLQERLAKLAGGVAVLKVGAATEVELKERKHRIEDAVRNAKAAVEEGILAGGGVALLQAAKGLEGDLGLEGDEATGVKIVREALSAPLKQIALNAGLEPGVVADKVANLPDGEGLNAATGEYVNMMDSGINDPAKVTRSALANAASIAALFLTTEAVVADKPEPAGAAAPDMGDMGGMM from the coding sequence ATGGCAAAAATGATCGCATTCGACGAGGAAGCACGCCGCAGTCTCGAAGACGGCCTGAACACCCTGGCTGAAGCAGTCAAGGTCACCCTGGGCCCAAAGGGCCGCAACGTGGTCCTGGAGAAGTCCTGGGGCGCGCCGACCATTACTAATGACGGCGTTTCCATCGCGAAGGAAATCGATCTTGAGGATCCTTATGAGAAGATCGGCGCTGAGCTGGTCAAGGAAGTAGCCAAGAAGACCGACGATGTCGCCGGTGACGGCACCACCACCGCAACCGTTTTGGCCCAGGCGCTCGTGCGCGAGGGGCTGCGCAATGTTGCTGCAGGTTCCAACCCGATGGGCATCAAGCGTGGCATCGAGGCTGCAGTAGAAAAGGTCAACGCTGACCTGCTCGCAGCGGCAAAGGAAGTGGAATCCCAGGAGCAGATCGCTGCCACCGCTGGCATTTCCGCTGCCGACCCAGAAATTGGCGCGAAGATCGCCGAGGCAATGTACGCAGTGGGCAACGGCGAGGTGAACAAGGACTCCGTCATTACCGTGGAAGAGTCCAACACCTTCGGCGTAGACCTCGAAGTGACCGAGGGTATGCGCTTTGACAAGGGCTACATCTCTGCTTACTTCGCCACCGACATGGAGCGTGGCGAGGCAGTTCTGGAAGACCCCTACATCCTGCTGGTCTCCTCCAAGATCTCCAATGTGAAGGATCTGCTGCCCCTGCTGGAGCAGGTCATGCAGTCCGGCAAGCCTCTACTGATCATCGCTGAAGATGTTGAGGGCGAAGCACTGTCCACCCTGGTTGTGAACAAGATTCGCGGCACCTTCAAGTCCGTGGCTGTGAAGGCACCGGGCTTTGGTGATCGTCGTAAAGCAATGCTGCAGGATATGGCGGTGCTCACCGGCGGTCAGGTCATCGCAGAAGAGGTCGGCCTGTCGCTTGAGACCGCTGACCTTGGCCTGCTGGGCCAGGCCCGCAAGGTTGTGGTGACCAAGGATGAGACCACCATCGTTGACGGCGCTGGCAACAAGGAGCAGATCGACGGGCGCGTGAAGCAGATCCGCGCGGAGATCGAGCAGTCTGACTCTGACTATGACCGCGAGAAGCTGCAGGAACGCCTGGCCAAGCTGGCTGGCGGCGTTGCAGTGCTCAAGGTTGGTGCAGCAACCGAGGTTGAGCTGAAGGAGCGCAAGCACCGCATTGAGGACGCTGTGCGCAACGCTAAGGCAGCTGTTGAGGAAGGCATCCTGGCAGGCGGCGGCGTTGCTCTGCTGCAGGCTGCGAAGGGTCTTGAGGGCGATCTTGGCCTAGAAGGCGATGAGGCGACAGGTGTGAAGATCGTGCGCGAAGCACTGTCTGCACCACTGAAGCAGATCGCCCTGAACGCTGGCCTAGAGCCAGGCGTGGTGGCCGACAAGGTGGCAAACCTCCCAGATGGCGAGGGCCTGAACGCGGCAACCGGTGAGTACGTCAACATGATGGACTCCGGCATCAACGACCCAGCAAAGGTGACCCGCTCCGCTCTAGCGAACGCAGCATCCATCGCGGCACTGTTCCTGACCACTGAGGCTGTCGTTGCCGACAAGCCTGAGCCAGCAGGCGCAGCTGCACCAGACATGGGTGACATGGGCGGCATGATGTAG
- a CDS encoding PorH family porin: MDLSAIQEILDNLATFGGAIGDFLQKPAQILGQLFGWFDGKGADIDDHANTTSSLLGSSEAAGSSKEDAPAK, encoded by the coding sequence ATGGATCTTTCCGCAATCCAGGAAATTCTTGACAATCTTGCTACCTTCGGTGGCGCCATCGGTGACTTCCTCCAGAAGCCTGCTCAGATCCTGGGTCAGCTCTTCGGCTGGTTCGACGGCAAGGGTGCAGACATTGACGACCATGCCAATACCACCTCTTCTCTGCTTGGCTCCTCCGAGGCAGCTGGCAGCTCTAAGGAAGACGCGCCTGCTAAGTAA
- a CDS encoding porin: MADAFETWNALSSTGLVGEFITFFENVGKWSGAASKLIGLASK; this comes from the coding sequence ATGGCTGACGCATTTGAGACCTGGAACGCACTTTCCTCCACCGGCCTGGTTGGCGAATTCATCACTTTCTTCGAAAACGTTGGCAAGTGGTCAGGCGCAGCTTCCAAGCTGATCGGCCTGGCTAGCAAATAG
- the ppk2 gene encoding polyphosphate kinase 2 produces MADHKDDELPMIDLAATEGYTVDDSDEDDPVLLTAEGKPIETWRENYPYDERMSRDEYEHTKRQLQIELLKWQNWTKDTGQRHIILFEGRDAAGKGGTIKRFNEHLNPRGARTIALEKPTSKEATQWYFQRYIEHFPSAGEIIFFDRSWYNRSGVERVMGFCTESQHAEFLREVPMLENMILGSGISLTKFWFSVSQKEQRTRFAIRQVDPVRQWKLSPMDLASLDKWDDYTRAKEEQFRYTDTDESPWVTIKSNDKKRARLNAMRYILSKFEYTNKDHEVVGEPDPLIVMRGREQIGD; encoded by the coding sequence ATGGCTGACCACAAGGATGACGAATTGCCGATGATCGATCTGGCCGCTACTGAAGGTTACACGGTCGACGATTCTGACGAGGATGACCCGGTCCTGCTGACCGCTGAGGGGAAACCTATTGAGACGTGGCGCGAGAATTACCCGTACGACGAGCGCATGAGCCGCGACGAGTATGAGCATACAAAGCGCCAGCTCCAAATCGAGCTACTAAAGTGGCAGAACTGGACCAAGGACACCGGTCAGCGCCACATCATCCTATTTGAAGGCCGCGATGCTGCGGGCAAGGGTGGCACCATCAAGCGTTTCAACGAGCACCTCAACCCTCGTGGCGCGCGCACCATAGCGCTGGAAAAGCCCACCTCGAAGGAGGCTACCCAGTGGTACTTCCAGCGCTATATTGAGCACTTTCCGTCTGCCGGTGAGATCATCTTCTTTGACCGGTCTTGGTACAACCGCTCCGGAGTCGAGCGTGTCATGGGCTTCTGTACTGAGTCGCAACACGCTGAGTTCCTGCGTGAGGTTCCCATGCTGGAGAACATGATTTTAGGCTCCGGCATTTCGCTGACAAAGTTCTGGTTCTCTGTCTCGCAGAAAGAGCAGCGCACCCGTTTCGCCATTCGTCAGGTAGATCCGGTCCGCCAGTGGAAGCTGTCCCCGATGGACTTGGCCAGCTTGGACAAGTGGGACGATTACACCCGCGCCAAGGAAGAACAGTTCCGTTATACCGACACCGATGAATCGCCGTGGGTGACTATCAAGTCGAATGACAAGAAGCGAGCACGCCTCAATGCGATGCGCTACATCTTGAGCAAGTTTGAGTACACGAACAAGGATCACGAGGTAGTTGGTGAGCCTGATCCGTTGATCGTGATGCGTGGACGCGAGCAGATCGGTGACTAA
- a CDS encoding enoyl-CoA hydratase-related protein, producing the protein MTKLVEITRDDDAGWIWRVIMRRADKRNALNVEMCQLLTGAVERCVANGARVIVIAAEGPVFSAGADLNEPDFAGELYPELEKLFTHIQRLPVPVIAFIEGPAIGAGMLLAMACDLRVAGQRQEIYFSLPVAKMAIGVDAASIRTLEQLIGGSRARQMLLGAAPLDVSQAHECRFIVDKRGDEALAELAGNVAQLAPLTLRNVKMEFAHACARPFSNAERDKAREAAWNSADRGEVATAKLERRPPTFRGR; encoded by the coding sequence GTGACTAAACTCGTCGAAATTACGCGTGACGACGACGCCGGCTGGATCTGGCGTGTGATAATGCGGCGTGCTGATAAACGCAATGCACTCAACGTGGAGATGTGCCAGCTACTCACCGGTGCGGTTGAGCGGTGCGTGGCGAATGGCGCACGGGTGATTGTTATCGCTGCGGAAGGCCCCGTTTTTAGTGCAGGAGCGGACCTTAACGAACCTGATTTTGCGGGCGAACTTTACCCTGAGTTGGAGAAGCTTTTTACCCACATTCAGCGATTACCGGTGCCAGTAATCGCCTTTATCGAAGGCCCTGCAATTGGGGCTGGCATGCTCTTGGCGATGGCCTGCGACCTGCGCGTTGCTGGACAGAGGCAAGAGATTTACTTTTCTCTGCCAGTGGCGAAGATGGCAATCGGCGTGGATGCTGCCAGCATACGCACCCTTGAACAGTTAATTGGCGGTTCGCGCGCACGGCAGATGCTCCTGGGGGCAGCTCCCTTGGACGTTAGTCAAGCGCACGAGTGCAGGTTTATCGTCGATAAGCGTGGCGACGAAGCGCTGGCCGAACTTGCTGGGAATGTTGCGCAGCTTGCTCCCCTGACCTTGCGTAACGTGAAAATGGAGTTCGCCCACGCCTGCGCCCGACCTTTTAGCAACGCAGAGCGTGACAAGGCGCGTGAGGCTGCGTGGAATTCCGCAGATCGCGGTGAAGTGGCCACAGCGAAACTTGAGCGACGACCGCCGACTTTTCGCGGGCGATAA
- a CDS encoding alpha/beta hydrolase, which produces MKPIKPIKTVGIASILAATLVAGTLPVATAEPSPNNPDTSQAAEEGQSSSLSSEGGLSSEDRIRSFIAGSSQLPGSSKFSLQALLSSVGMPGSSAFKVPAGMLEPPANYPHPIDESITEVKLINREISPQSSSAERRNIERWTISSPSMGRNILVDVRPAQNLDEAAPIVVLLDGIEAPIRSGWLYGPGEEEIDETFGNENVTLVFPLDANSSWYADWVEDDPKLGRHKWETFIMEEMLPTVESAEGINFNGKRAIGGLSMGATGAIHLANTNPDKFAATFGISGCYSTSSAIGKQIITSVPESRGGSVENMLGPAGSKKWKFHDTASNPEGLRTMKVYLSTADGGIDSVPPIDEMDTQTLLVGYGLEVGVNACTRDLDKSMRAKGMNHHKVHYKGVGRHNWRNFEEELQPAWDHIRPALY; this is translated from the coding sequence ATGAAACCTATTAAACCTATCAAAACAGTTGGAATTGCAAGCATCCTTGCAGCAACCCTAGTGGCTGGCACCTTACCCGTTGCTACTGCAGAACCTTCCCCAAACAACCCAGATACGTCTCAGGCAGCGGAAGAGGGGCAGAGTAGTTCCTTAAGCTCCGAAGGCGGATTGTCCAGCGAAGATCGCATTCGATCCTTCATTGCGGGATCCAGCCAACTTCCTGGATCCTCGAAGTTTAGTTTGCAGGCCCTGCTCAGTTCCGTGGGGATGCCTGGCTCCAGCGCTTTCAAAGTGCCAGCCGGCATGCTGGAACCCCCAGCAAACTACCCGCACCCGATTGATGAGTCCATTACAGAAGTCAAACTGATCAATCGTGAAATCTCTCCACAATCAAGCAGTGCCGAACGGCGCAACATCGAGCGGTGGACGATTTCCTCGCCTTCCATGGGTCGCAATATCCTGGTGGACGTTCGGCCCGCGCAGAACCTTGATGAGGCCGCACCGATCGTCGTTCTGCTCGACGGTATTGAGGCCCCGATCCGGTCCGGCTGGCTGTACGGCCCCGGCGAAGAAGAGATTGATGAAACATTCGGCAACGAGAATGTCACACTCGTGTTCCCACTCGATGCGAACAGCAGCTGGTACGCCGACTGGGTAGAAGACGACCCGAAGTTGGGCCGCCACAAGTGGGAAACCTTCATTATGGAGGAAATGCTGCCCACCGTGGAAAGTGCCGAAGGGATTAACTTTAACGGCAAGCGTGCAATCGGTGGGCTCTCAATGGGCGCAACCGGTGCGATACACCTAGCGAATACTAACCCGGACAAGTTCGCAGCTACCTTCGGTATTTCCGGCTGCTACTCCACAAGCTCTGCGATAGGCAAGCAGATCATCACCTCGGTGCCTGAGTCCCGCGGGGGCAGTGTAGAAAATATGCTCGGCCCAGCAGGCTCAAAGAAGTGGAAGTTCCACGACACCGCAAGCAACCCCGAAGGCCTCCGCACGATGAAGGTGTACCTTTCCACGGCTGACGGTGGCATCGACTCGGTACCACCGATCGACGAAATGGACACCCAAACACTCCTGGTGGGATACGGCTTAGAAGTTGGTGTGAATGCCTGCACACGCGACCTGGATAAGTCCATGCGAGCCAAGGGGATGAACCACCACAAGGTGCACTACAAGGGCGTTGGGCGCCACAACTGGCGCAACTTTGAGGAAGAACTTCAGCCCGCTTGGGACCACATCCGTCCAGCGCTGTACTAG
- a CDS encoding alpha/beta hydrolase, whose protein sequence is MKSLFTASCAGLMALALTLAAVSPAHAQSSEPSLSTIGSSLSSEGGSSQAFREAIANSSQRPGSSLLAMQAVLSSVGLPGSSALGIPDSFVTPPEGWPYPFDDTITEVKLLNREISPQSSSAERRRIERWTVASPSMGRTMLVDVRPAANPTGPIVVMLDGVEAPIRSGWLYGPGEEEIDETFGDENVTLVFPLDANGTWYVDWAEDDPVLGRQQWETFIMAELLPLVEAQPDIYFNGKRAIGGLSMGATAAVHLAATYPELFDATFGISGCYSTLDPIGYQITSTVVESRGGTVENMYGPYGSKRWHRHNTVAHPEGLATMPVYLSAADGGISPVPSEQDTSTEDLAIGYILENGVLECTRDLDKAMRAKGMNHHKVHYKGDGRHNWRNFEQELQPAWDHIRPALF, encoded by the coding sequence ATGAAATCACTTTTCACCGCCTCCTGTGCCGGGCTTATGGCACTCGCCCTGACCTTGGCTGCGGTTTCACCAGCTCACGCCCAGTCTAGCGAACCAAGCCTCTCCACCATCGGCTCCAGCCTGTCCAGTGAGGGCGGGTCAAGCCAAGCGTTTCGCGAAGCTATCGCCAACTCCAGCCAGCGTCCCGGCTCGTCGCTGCTTGCGATGCAGGCGGTGCTGAGTTCTGTCGGCCTGCCGGGCTCAAGTGCGCTGGGTATCCCGGACTCCTTCGTGACGCCACCTGAGGGCTGGCCCTACCCATTCGACGACACCATCACCGAGGTTAAGCTGCTCAACCGTGAAATCTCTCCACAATCGTCAAGTGCGGAGCGACGCCGCATTGAGCGGTGGACGGTGGCGTCGCCGTCGATGGGCAGGACTATGCTTGTCGACGTCCGCCCCGCCGCCAACCCGACAGGCCCGATCGTCGTTATGCTCGACGGGGTCGAGGCCCCCATTCGCTCCGGTTGGCTCTACGGCCCCGGCGAGGAAGAGATTGACGAGACCTTCGGTGATGAAAATGTCACCCTCGTATTCCCTCTCGACGCCAACGGCACATGGTACGTAGACTGGGCTGAGGATGATCCGGTGCTCGGCCGCCAGCAGTGGGAGACTTTCATCATGGCCGAGCTGCTCCCGCTGGTCGAAGCGCAGCCAGACATCTACTTCAACGGAAAACGCGCCATCGGTGGTTTATCGATGGGGGCGACAGCTGCGGTGCACCTGGCCGCGACCTACCCCGAGCTTTTCGACGCCACGTTCGGCATCTCCGGGTGCTATTCGACACTGGACCCCATTGGATACCAAATCACCAGCACTGTTGTGGAATCGCGCGGTGGCACGGTGGAGAACATGTACGGGCCTTATGGCTCTAAGCGGTGGCACCGCCACAACACCGTGGCACATCCAGAGGGCTTAGCGACGATGCCGGTTTACCTCTCTGCAGCTGACGGGGGCATCTCGCCTGTGCCATCTGAGCAGGACACCTCCACCGAAGATCTCGCAATCGGCTACATTCTAGAAAACGGTGTGCTGGAATGCACCCGCGATCTTGATAAGGCCATGCGAGCCAAGGGGATGAACCACCACAAGGTGCACTACAAGGGCGATGGACGCCACAACTGGCGCAACTTTGAACAAGAACTCCAGCCCGCCTGGGATCACATCCGCCCAGCGTTGTTTTAG